From the genome of Desulfomonile tiedjei:
GCACTTCCGTATAAGGAAAGATGTTCCTGAGAAGATTGGGCTGGTCTACCTCACGGAGGGATCGCTCCTTATTGAATTTGTTGAATTCGTGATAGAGCACGCCCTTCTTCGGGTCCCAACTGGCCATGCATGGTCTCCTTGTTGTTTACTTCTTCTGGACTACTTTGAGTCCCAATTCCTTGAGTTGTCCCTGGCTCACCGGAGCGGGCGCGCCGGTCATGAGGCAGGTCCCCTTCTGCGTCTTGGGGAAGGCAATTACGTCACGTATCGACTCCGAACCGGTCATAATAGTAAGGATGCGGTCTAGCCCCAAAGCGATTCCACCGTGGGGCGGCGCGCCATACTGGAGCCCTTCGAGGAGAAATCCAAACTTTTCTTGGGCCTGCTCCGGGTTAATCCCGAGAGCCGAGAAAACCCTCTGCTGAATATCGCTCCTGTAGATTCTCATGCTCCCACCACCGATTTCCGACCCATTGAGGACCAGATCATAGGCTCGGGCCCGAACCGATGCCGGATCTTTTTCAAGCAGATCGAGGTCCTCTTCCCTGGGAGATGTAAAGGGGTGGTGCATCGCCTGATATCGCTTCTCCTCATCATCATACTCGAACATGGGGAAATCCGTAATCCAGACAAAATCGAATTTGTCATGAGGGATCTCGCCCAACTTGCCGGCCAGGCTGTTTCTCAAGTTCCCCAGGACATCGTTGACTATCCTCGCAGAGTCCGCACCAAATAGGATCACGTCACCGGTCTGGGCTTCCATTTTGTCGTTTATGCCAATACGTTCCTCCACGGAGAGGAACTTTGCTATGGGGGACTGCCAGTCTCCTCCATCTTTGATGCGGGTGTAAGCCACGCCCTTGCCGCCATATATCGCGGCAAAGTCTCTCAGTTCGTCCAGATCTTTTCTGGAAAGCCTCTCCCCATTCCGGACCTTTAATGCCTTGACTATCCCGCCGTTCTCCAGCGCGTCGCGAAAAACACCAAACTGCGTCTCACGGAGAACGTCACCGACCTCGACAAGTTCCATCCTGAACCGAATATCAGGCTTATCCAGGCCGTATCTCCCGACAGCATCCTGATAAGTCAACAAGGGGAAAGGAATGGTGAGATGCAGTCCGAGCAGCTCCTTGAAGACGCGTTCCATCAGTCTTTCCATGATATCGAACAGGCGATCTTCTTCAATGAAGGAGGTCTCAAGGTCCAATTGTGTGAACTCGGGCTGACGATCCGCGCGCAGGTCCTCGTCACGAAAGCATCGGACGATCTGATAATAGCGCTCGAAGCCGGCCACCATCAGAAGCTGCTTGAAAATCTGAGGCGATTGCGGGAGCGCGTAGAAATTCCCCGGAGCGGTCCTGCTGGGGACAAGATAGTCCCTTGCCCCTTCGGGAGTGCTCACTGTAAGAAACGGGGTCTCAATGTCCGTGAAATCTTCTTTGTTGAGGAACTCTCGGATGGTGGCCATGAAACGATGCCTCATCAGCAAGTTGGGCCTCGCTCCGACCGCGCGCCTCAGATCCAGATAGCGGTAGCGATACCGGATGGCATCGGTGGGAGGGATCTCCTCATCCAAAGGGAACGGAGGCGATTCCGAACGGTTGAGGATCTTCAGATCGTCCACAAAGACTTCTATGGTTCCCGTGGCCAGATCCGGATTGATGGAGTCATCCGGCCGAGGTTTTACAATGCCTTTTGCCGCCAGGACCCATTCAGGTCTCAATGCGTGCGCCTTGATGTGGGTTTCGGCCGAGTATTCCGGGTTGAACACCAGCTGGACCAGGCCCTTGCGGTCCCTCAGATCCACAAAGATCACGCCCCCGTGGTCTCGGCGTCTCAGTACCCATCCCATTACGATGACTTGGCTGTCCAGGTCCTTTTCGGCTATTTCGGTCGAAAGATGGGTCCTTTCCCATCCATCCAGCGGGTCCGGTTTCAAATCAGTTCTCCTCCATTTGCACTGCAATTCATATTGGTTCACAGGCGCTAAGGTAACATGTCTCTCCGAATTTGTGAGCCCCAGAGGGGCTCAATGATAGTAACCCGGCAATTCATTGCCGGGGGACCGATGAGCAATAGTTCAGTTCTGCTTTCCCGAGGGCCGCCCGGAGGATCAATCCTCCGGGCGGCCCTCGGGAAAGCAGAAGGTTTTCTTGGCCGCTCATTCCCGGCGATAAATCGCCGGGCTACTATCGGGATGTCCCTCCGGGACAACAGCTTATTTTAACGCCGATGGCTTCCAAGCCTCTCCCATCGTGATTTCAGATGGGTTTGGTATCCTGGGGAACGTTTGCTGCAATTCCACCCAACGGCACGCTGATCTGTTCTTTAGTTGCCATGTCCCTCACTGTAGCTTGTTGCCGCTTGAGTTCGTCCTCTCCGATCATGACCACCTTCTTGGCGGCCAGTTTATCGGCAAGCTTCATCTGAGCCTTCAAACTCATCTTTGAATAGCGGATTTCCGCTGAAAAACCGGCCTGACGCAATTGGTGAACGATGCTCAGACCGACCTGACGCGCTTCCTCACCGAGGGTCGCAACGTAGTAGTCAACCGGTTGAGCGAACCGCCCGTCATCGTCCGGAATTCCCATGGATATTCGCTCCAGGCCGATGGCGAATCCTATGCCCGAGGCATCGGGTCCTCCCAATTCTTTCAGGAGGTTGTCATACCTGCCGCCACCACCGACCGCTTTGGATCTGCCAAGTTCCTCGTGAACCACCTCGAACGCGGTGCGTGTATAGTAGTCTAACCCGCGCACCATACGAGGCTCCGGGCGATAAGGAACCCCCAGCTTTTGCAATGCGGCCTGAACTTCCTGGAAATGCTCTCTACAGGGTTGGTCGAGACTGTCGGTGATCAACGGCGCGTCTTTCGCTATCTGCGCACATCTCTCAACCTTGCAATCAAGGATCCTCAGTGGATTCAACTCGTATCTGCGTTGGCAGTCCGGACAAAGCTCGTCCAAATAGTCCTTCAGGTAATCCCGAAGCGCCTCTTTGTACGCTGCGCGACAATTCGAGCATCCGACGGAATTGACCTCAATCATCAACCCGGAAGCCCCTATGTTCTCCATAATCATAAACGCGGCCGCAATGGTTTCCGCATCGGTATAGGGCGAATCGTCTCCCAGGACCTCCGCGTTGATCTGAAAAAACTGTCGGAACCTCCCTTTGGACGGCCTTTCTCGACGGAACATAGGACCCACGGTAAATAATTTCAACAACGAATCACGATGAAGAAGCGAATGCTCCGCCACCGCGCGCAGGATTCCTGCCGTGGCCTCAGGGCGCAGGCTCAAGGATTCTCCTCCACGGTCCTCGAAGGTATACATCTCTTTCTCGACGATGTCGGTGACTTGCCCTATCCCGCGTTCAAACAGTTCAGTGCGTTCCATGATCGGGGTGATGATCTCCCTGAAGCCGAACCTTTGCAGAACCGCTCTTGCCGTTCCAGTGACAAAGGCCCACTTCGCGGCCTCGTCGGGCAGAATGTCATGGAATCCTCTTACAAGCCTTATCATCAAGCAATCCTTCACCTTGGTCTCTTCGCCAAACCAGTAATACTAACCCCAAGCAGCTGTAAAATCAAGCGATACTCCCCGACTGGCGTAACCATTCAGTTACGCTGGGCGGTTTGCCGTTCTGTGTCATTGCGAGGAGTGAAGCGACGAAGCAATCTCTGCCTTTTAGCGCTGAGATTGCTTCGCTACGCTCGCAATGACATGTTTCGCGCGAGTTGTTTCCCCCCGCAAGACTGAATGGTTACCG
Proteins encoded in this window:
- a CDS encoding histidine--tRNA ligase, coding for MIRLVRGFHDILPDEAAKWAFVTGTARAVLQRFGFREIITPIMERTELFERGIGQVTDIVEKEMYTFEDRGGESLSLRPEATAGILRAVAEHSLLHRDSLLKLFTVGPMFRRERPSKGRFRQFFQINAEVLGDDSPYTDAETIAAAFMIMENIGASGLMIEVNSVGCSNCRAAYKEALRDYLKDYLDELCPDCQRRYELNPLRILDCKVERCAQIAKDAPLITDSLDQPCREHFQEVQAALQKLGVPYRPEPRMVRGLDYYTRTAFEVVHEELGRSKAVGGGGRYDNLLKELGGPDASGIGFAIGLERISMGIPDDDGRFAQPVDYYVATLGEEARQVGLSIVHQLRQAGFSAEIRYSKMSLKAQMKLADKLAAKKVVMIGEDELKRQQATVRDMATKEQISVPLGGIAANVPQDTKPI
- the aspS gene encoding aspartate--tRNA ligase, which codes for MKPDPLDGWERTHLSTEIAEKDLDSQVIVMGWVLRRRDHGGVIFVDLRDRKGLVQLVFNPEYSAETHIKAHALRPEWVLAAKGIVKPRPDDSINPDLATGTIEVFVDDLKILNRSESPPFPLDEEIPPTDAIRYRYRYLDLRRAVGARPNLLMRHRFMATIREFLNKEDFTDIETPFLTVSTPEGARDYLVPSRTAPGNFYALPQSPQIFKQLLMVAGFERYYQIVRCFRDEDLRADRQPEFTQLDLETSFIEEDRLFDIMERLMERVFKELLGLHLTIPFPLLTYQDAVGRYGLDKPDIRFRMELVEVGDVLRETQFGVFRDALENGGIVKALKVRNGERLSRKDLDELRDFAAIYGGKGVAYTRIKDGGDWQSPIAKFLSVEERIGINDKMEAQTGDVILFGADSARIVNDVLGNLRNSLAGKLGEIPHDKFDFVWITDFPMFEYDDEEKRYQAMHHPFTSPREEDLDLLEKDPASVRARAYDLVLNGSEIGGGSMRIYRSDIQQRVFSALGINPEQAQEKFGFLLEGLQYGAPPHGGIALGLDRILTIMTGSESIRDVIAFPKTQKGTCLMTGAPAPVSQGQLKELGLKVVQKK